The Paenibacillus sp. MBLB1832 genome has a window encoding:
- the bshA gene encoding N-acetyl-alpha-D-glucosaminyl L-malate synthase BshA gives MKDKLKIGITCYPTLGGSGVVATELGKLLAEKGHEVHFITHSMPFRLGKFHKNIFYHEVEVSQYYVFRYPPYDLSLASKLAQVAKMEELDLLHVHYAIPHAVCALLAKQMVGTNLKVVTTLHGTDITVLGQDQSISDLIRYAINESDAVTAVSKDLIKETRELLHIERDIDLTYNFVDKRVYYPRDITKLRTEFARPDEKILIHISNFRPVKRVQDVVDIFAKVSKEVPSRLLFVGEGPDLSKMISKVKELGLTDKVLFCGKQDDVAQVISLADVMLLPSEKESFGLVALEAMACGVPTIGSNAGGIPELITHGETGYLANVGDTAEMAEYAIQLLKNQVLYEQMAQNCLNRARYTFCNDITTLQYEEIYYRVLGRELPESHRLSASSCQ, from the coding sequence ATGAAAGACAAATTGAAAATCGGGATTACTTGTTATCCGACGCTTGGCGGATCTGGGGTTGTTGCGACAGAGCTAGGGAAATTACTTGCGGAAAAAGGACATGAAGTTCATTTCATCACGCATAGTATGCCGTTTCGGTTAGGCAAGTTTCATAAAAATATTTTTTATCATGAAGTCGAAGTCAGTCAATATTATGTGTTTCGCTATCCGCCTTACGACCTGTCGCTTGCTAGTAAATTAGCGCAAGTTGCGAAGATGGAAGAGCTTGACTTACTGCACGTGCATTATGCCATTCCGCATGCGGTGTGCGCATTGCTGGCGAAGCAAATGGTGGGAACGAACTTGAAAGTCGTTACCACGCTGCATGGAACGGATATTACGGTGTTGGGTCAAGATCAATCGATCTCCGATCTCATTCGTTATGCGATTAACGAGAGCGACGCTGTGACGGCTGTGTCGAAGGATCTCATTAAAGAAACAAGAGAATTATTACACATTGAACGTGATATCGATCTCACTTACAACTTCGTTGATAAACGCGTGTATTATCCGCGTGATATTACGAAACTGAGAACGGAATTTGCGCGTCCTGACGAAAAGATTCTCATTCATATTTCCAATTTCCGACCTGTGAAAAGGGTGCAGGATGTTGTTGATATTTTCGCAAAAGTAAGTAAAGAAGTGCCTTCCAGATTGTTATTCGTCGGGGAAGGACCGGATCTTTCGAAAATGATTTCGAAAGTGAAGGAGCTCGGCCTTACAGATAAGGTGTTGTTCTGTGGAAAGCAAGATGACGTCGCGCAAGTGATTTCACTAGCTGATGTGATGTTGCTGCCGTCAGAGAAAGAAAGCTTCGGGCTAGTGGCTTTAGAAGCGATGGCTTGCGGTGTCCCAACGATCGGATCGAATGCAGGCGGAATACCTGAGCTGATTACACATGGTGAGACAGGATACTTGGCTAATGTAGGCGATACAGCTGAAATGGCGGAGTACGCGATTCAGTTATTGAAAAATCAAGTACTGTATGAACAAATGGCTCAAAATTGTTTGAATCGTGCACGCTATACGTTCTGTAATGACATTACAACGTTGCAATATGAAGAAATTTATTACCGTGTATTAGGGAGAGAACTCCCGGAATCTCATCGTCTTTCAGCATCGTCTTGTCAATAA
- a CDS encoding DUF2487 family protein: MKFNDIAPQDWPELKPYLDTCLLPITGLTGREDPMQVTSALEHLRDVMEVIEIPFKGRVVTYPALHYIISEDGSKYVEKVTQQVKQSGFRYVIVVTSCQEALTWTSKHTDLLIVVDRDQWAEQVEAIRAGITGQVQQLWYPVD, from the coding sequence TTGAAATTTAATGACATTGCCCCACAAGATTGGCCGGAATTGAAACCATATCTAGACACATGCCTGCTGCCGATTACTGGGCTGACAGGCCGTGAAGACCCCATGCAAGTGACTTCAGCCCTAGAACATCTCAGAGACGTGATGGAGGTCATTGAAATACCTTTCAAAGGCAGAGTCGTTACATATCCAGCACTTCATTATATAATCAGTGAAGATGGCAGCAAGTATGTAGAAAAGGTAACACAGCAAGTCAAGCAGTCAGGTTTTCGGTATGTCATTGTCGTAACTTCATGCCAGGAAGCGTTGACGTGGACATCCAAGCACACAGATTTGTTAATTGTTGTAGATCGAGATCAATGGGCTGAACAAGTGGAAGCCATTCGAGCTGGCATTACGGGGCAAGTGCAGCAACTTTGGTACCCGGTAGATTAA
- a CDS encoding QcrA and Rieske domain-containing protein, producing the protein MSDHNNHKEEQHGKKPGTKREMSRRQFLSYTLGGAGGFMGAGIIIPMVRFAIDPVLQKKSASDWVKVVEESKITNVPQAFTFQVHQVDGWYESDAELVAWISKGSDGKLFALNPTCKHLGCTVNWNDNPAYKDQYFCPCHGAHYTQDGKNLAVAPKPLDEYTTKVENGFVYVGQLHANTRV; encoded by the coding sequence ATGAGTGATCATAACAATCACAAAGAAGAACAGCATGGGAAGAAACCCGGGACCAAACGCGAAATGTCTCGTCGACAATTTCTTTCTTATACCCTTGGTGGCGCTGGAGGATTCATGGGAGCAGGAATTATCATACCGATGGTTCGGTTCGCCATTGATCCAGTTCTTCAGAAGAAATCAGCATCGGATTGGGTTAAAGTTGTCGAAGAAAGTAAAATTACAAATGTACCACAAGCGTTTACGTTCCAAGTTCATCAGGTTGATGGTTGGTACGAGAGCGATGCTGAGTTGGTAGCATGGATTTCCAAAGGCAGCGACGGTAAGCTGTTTGCGTTAAATCCAACGTGTAAGCATCTTGGATGTACGGTTAACTGGAACGATAACCCTGCATACAAAGATCAGTATTTCTGTCCATGTCATGGTGCTCACTATACGCAAGATGGGAAGAACCTTGCTGTAGCGCCTAAACCTCTAGACGAATATACGACTAAAGTAGAGAATGGTTTCGTGTATGTTGGACAACTGCATGCTAACACAAGAGTATAA
- a CDS encoding c-type cytochrome translates to MAHGHKSDEKIVYVGDSRVIKKTPEQRLIPRDYSAYPGKSEAFIPNFLLKEWMVGVVVLVGMLVLVMSDPAPLGYPADPKNTAFIPMPDWYFLFMYQLLKYPYTSGDYVVLGAVVVPGLLFGGLLLAPFLDTGKERRFYRRPIASSLMILSLVACTYLTYTSWGHYQLELKEKNIIPEHIKREEEMHKNKGAAAGEGAKKETKKAAAIVAADDPAAAIYAKATCLACHGAQLKGMPASGVPALLGVGDGHTKEDILGIIKNGKGNMPAMYKPNIDKGLTDADIDKLAEWLSKQKTQ, encoded by the coding sequence GTGGCGCATGGTCATAAGTCTGATGAAAAAATCGTTTACGTTGGAGATTCCCGCGTAATTAAAAAAACTCCAGAGCAACGTCTCATTCCTAGAGATTACTCGGCTTACCCTGGTAAGTCAGAGGCATTCATTCCAAACTTTTTGCTAAAAGAGTGGATGGTTGGGGTTGTTGTCCTGGTAGGTATGTTAGTTCTAGTAATGTCTGACCCAGCTCCGCTTGGTTATCCAGCGGATCCTAAGAACACCGCATTTATTCCGATGCCAGACTGGTACTTCTTGTTCATGTATCAATTGCTGAAGTATCCATACACATCGGGAGATTACGTCGTTCTTGGAGCGGTAGTTGTTCCTGGGTTACTTTTCGGTGGTTTACTTCTAGCTCCTTTCTTGGATACAGGGAAAGAGCGTCGCTTCTATAGAAGACCAATCGCTTCAAGCCTTATGATTTTATCTTTGGTTGCTTGTACATACCTTACGTACACATCTTGGGGTCACTACCAACTTGAGCTCAAAGAGAAGAACATTATCCCAGAGCACATCAAGCGTGAAGAAGAAATGCACAAGAACAAAGGTGCAGCTGCTGGTGAAGGCGCGAAGAAAGAAACGAAAAAAGCGGCAGCTATCGTTGCTGCTGATGATCCAGCTGCTGCGATTTACGCGAAAGCAACTTGCTTAGCTTGTCACGGCGCACAACTTAAGGGAATGCCTGCTTCGGGTGTACCTGCTCTACTAGGTGTAGGTGACGGTCACACGAAAGAAGACATTCTGGGTATTATTAAAAATGGTAAAGGCAACATGCCTGCCATGTATAAGCCGAACATTGATAAAGGCTTAACAGATGCCGATATTGATAAATTGGCTGAATGGTTATCGAAACAAAAAACTCAATAA
- a CDS encoding tetratricopeptide repeat protein, whose amino-acid sequence MNGENEIQKAYESILGHDFEKAIEWFEKAIAEEPNNAAYHHKLSITFTRSNKLNKAVEHASKAIELEPDNEAFRFHLQVLHARERVEEARKLLSTPTEHAERAIFLLKEAIVLDPLAIEAYLILGEAFALRNDFTRAYQTVMEAVRLEPVNEVAKRQAALYQLKMK is encoded by the coding sequence ATGAATGGAGAAAACGAAATACAGAAAGCGTACGAATCCATACTTGGGCATGATTTCGAAAAGGCCATTGAATGGTTTGAAAAAGCGATAGCGGAAGAACCAAACAATGCTGCCTATCATCACAAACTTTCGATTACATTCACAAGAAGTAATAAATTAAACAAAGCGGTCGAACATGCGTCGAAAGCCATTGAGCTAGAGCCGGACAATGAGGCGTTTCGCTTTCATTTGCAGGTGCTTCATGCACGAGAAAGGGTGGAAGAAGCGAGAAAATTGCTGAGTACGCCTACCGAGCATGCGGAACGTGCGATTTTTTTACTGAAAGAAGCGATCGTACTCGATCCCTTGGCCATAGAAGCCTATTTAATATTAGGGGAAGCCTTCGCCTTGCGGAATGATTTCACAAGAGCCTATCAAACCGTCATGGAAGCAGTCCGCTTGGAGCCCGTTAATGAAGTGGCAAAGCGGCAAGCAGCATTGTACCAATTGAAAATGAAATGA
- the dapB gene encoding 4-hydroxy-tetrahydrodipicolinate reductase — MEQKIRVAVIGASGRMGREVVKTVLRESDMELVAGVSRTTGPIDLGKMVGMDDCGVLMSNDIEQALSEARPDVLVDFTGPQTAVSHTNLAIRLGIRPVMGTTGFTPGAIAELDKLCQDNGIGGLIAPNFSIGAILMMRFAAQASKYFPHLEIIEYHGDQKLDAPSGTAVKTAELISEVREEIKQGNPKEEETIEGSRGGYYNGFRIHSVRLPGVFAQQEVIMAEQGQALKIRHDSYDRAAYMPGVAIAIRKVMTYSGMIYGFEHFID, encoded by the coding sequence ATGGAACAGAAAATTCGAGTAGCTGTCATTGGCGCAAGTGGTAGAATGGGTCGGGAAGTTGTGAAAACCGTTCTGCGCGAATCCGATATGGAGTTAGTTGCAGGGGTTAGCCGAACGACCGGCCCAATTGATTTGGGTAAAATGGTTGGTATGGATGATTGCGGCGTTCTCATGAGCAATGATATCGAGCAAGCATTATCGGAAGCAAGACCAGATGTGTTGGTTGATTTTACAGGACCGCAGACGGCGGTTTCACATACAAATCTAGCAATTCGACTAGGCATTCGCCCAGTCATGGGTACAACCGGATTCACGCCGGGGGCGATTGCTGAGTTGGACAAGCTGTGCCAGGATAACGGAATCGGCGGACTGATTGCACCTAATTTCTCTATTGGAGCAATTCTGATGATGCGTTTTGCGGCGCAAGCGTCGAAATATTTCCCTCATTTAGAAATCATTGAATATCATGGCGATCAGAAATTGGATGCACCTTCTGGAACGGCGGTGAAAACTGCGGAGCTTATTTCCGAAGTTCGTGAAGAAATTAAGCAAGGGAATCCGAAGGAAGAAGAAACAATTGAAGGTTCTCGCGGCGGGTATTACAATGGATTTAGAATACATAGCGTTCGTTTGCCTGGTGTTTTCGCACAACAAGAAGTGATTATGGCTGAACAAGGTCAAGCGTTGAAAATTAGACATGATTCCTATGATCGCGCAGCCTATATGCCAGGTGTTGCCATTGCAATTCGTAAAGTCATGACTTATTCTGGCATGATTTATGGATTTGAGCATTTTATAGATTAA
- a CDS encoding YitT family protein encodes MIFKERLQDQFINVLGISIGTAIYAFGLHYFVISNELMEGGVTGISLLLKYVLNVPPSISTLLFNIPLFYIGWRNFGRGPMLYTIYGVVCLSFFLWVMEWLIHMGWLIPFQTTQDYFLATLYAGITLGTGLGLVFRFGGTTGGSDILARIGHKKRGWSVGQVILIIDVLVIGSSLIYLPKEKVLYSLVAVFVTSRLIDYISEGAYAAKAFTIITEQPGMLADTITKELDRGVTLFPARGAYSGNTKEVVYCVVYRHETRRMRELIHALDPRAFIIVGDVHEVFGEGFKAH; translated from the coding sequence ATGATATTCAAAGAAAGATTGCAAGATCAATTTATTAATGTGCTAGGCATCAGTATCGGCACGGCAATTTATGCGTTTGGGTTGCATTATTTTGTTATTTCCAATGAACTTATGGAGGGCGGCGTTACAGGAATTTCCCTATTGCTCAAATATGTGCTTAATGTACCTCCTTCCATTTCCACACTCCTATTTAATATCCCCTTATTTTATATAGGATGGCGAAATTTCGGAAGAGGCCCGATGTTATATACAATTTACGGGGTTGTTTGCCTATCCTTCTTTCTATGGGTCATGGAATGGCTCATCCATATGGGCTGGCTTATTCCTTTTCAGACGACGCAGGACTACTTCTTGGCCACTTTATATGCGGGTATAACACTCGGAACAGGGCTTGGACTCGTATTCCGCTTTGGCGGCACCACTGGCGGCTCTGATATCTTAGCCCGAATTGGTCATAAGAAACGGGGCTGGAGCGTTGGACAAGTCATTCTCATTATCGACGTCCTCGTAATCGGTTCATCGCTCATTTACTTACCGAAAGAGAAAGTGCTCTATTCACTAGTAGCCGTATTCGTCACTTCGCGGCTGATCGATTACATATCAGAGGGCGCTTACGCGGCCAAAGCTTTCACAATCATCACCGAGCAACCCGGTATGCTGGCCGATACAATTACAAAAGAACTAGATCGCGGTGTTACCTTATTCCCAGCGCGAGGCGCATATTCAGGCAATACCAAAGAAGTCGTTTATTGTGTCGTATATCGGCATGAAACGAGACGAATGCGAGAATTGATTCATGCTTTAGACCCTCGCGCATTCATCATTGTTGGGGATGTACATGAGGTTTTTGGGGAAGGCTTTAAAGCACATTAA
- a CDS encoding sporulation protein YpjB codes for MFFVRGKRSLMILLLITAVVCVLAACGKSVGTTGQALKPMDPVQLEKIAFLNGIAEEMYTLTMSGQVSDARNKLSQIADQIPKIQFEGITSVEGLNALTQTITEAKRVYNAANYSPAEGQIAVAKIRLATDALTHKNQPMWLQYYKVLLNDSDMMRKQVKANNPGDAIREYGVLVQHIAIIHPSLLISREPSSVEKLDSLLRYIGTQVNTKPMPMKQIDSALTSLNAVLDELFMKHKDALAYVPLTDPNQPIIWSISMGFIIVSVLSYVGWRMRQSGRHIVPVKQREKGENI; via the coding sequence ATGTTTTTCGTTAGAGGCAAACGAAGTCTAATGATCCTACTACTCATCACAGCAGTCGTATGTGTACTTGCTGCTTGCGGAAAAAGCGTTGGTACCACCGGACAAGCTCTGAAGCCGATGGATCCCGTGCAACTAGAGAAAATTGCTTTTCTGAATGGAATTGCAGAAGAGATGTATACGTTGACGATGTCTGGGCAAGTATCGGATGCAAGAAATAAACTAAGCCAAATTGCAGATCAAATCCCGAAGATTCAGTTCGAAGGCATTACCTCGGTTGAGGGCTTGAATGCGTTGACTCAAACGATCACAGAGGCGAAACGCGTGTATAACGCGGCTAATTATTCACCTGCAGAGGGTCAAATTGCTGTGGCTAAGATCCGTTTAGCAACGGATGCACTTACGCATAAGAATCAGCCGATGTGGCTGCAATACTATAAAGTTTTGCTCAACGATAGTGATATGATGCGCAAACAAGTTAAAGCGAATAATCCAGGGGATGCCATTCGAGAGTACGGTGTACTCGTGCAGCATATTGCAATCATTCATCCTTCTCTCCTGATTAGTCGTGAACCTTCATCGGTAGAGAAGCTTGATTCTCTCTTACGCTACATTGGAACACAAGTGAACACGAAACCAATGCCCATGAAGCAAATTGACAGCGCGCTTACAAGCTTGAATGCCGTACTGGATGAGTTGTTCATGAAACATAAGGATGCACTAGCTTATGTACCGCTAACGGATCCGAATCAACCGATTATTTGGTCGATTAGCATGGGGTTCATCATTGTATCCGTGTTATCTTACGTCGGATGGCGCATGCGCCAATCGGGACGTCATATTGTGCCAGTCAAACAGCGGGAAAAAGGCGAGAATATTTGA
- the bshB1 gene encoding bacillithiol biosynthesis deacetylase BshB1, whose translation MSEQLDILIFGAHADDAEIGMGASIAKHTARGSRVGLCDLTYAEMSSNGTVETRIKEAEEAAKILGVVSRTNLGLPDRGLFVNADHIERITQEIRKFRPRIVFAPYWQDRHPDHIACSHLIQEAVFNAKLRRYLPDSEPVNVEQLYFYFINDVYEADVMVDVTDAYELKMAALRAYQSQFMTGAGTVATPLNQGYVERVEARDRLMGQRRQLTYAEGFVSKLPLVIEQFD comes from the coding sequence ATGAGTGAACAACTAGATATTCTTATTTTTGGCGCCCATGCGGATGATGCCGAGATCGGGATGGGAGCTTCCATTGCGAAGCATACAGCACGCGGTTCGCGCGTTGGCTTGTGCGATTTGACCTATGCGGAAATGTCCTCGAACGGAACAGTGGAAACGAGAATTAAAGAAGCGGAAGAAGCGGCGAAAATCTTAGGGGTTGTGTCGCGTACGAATCTTGGACTTCCCGATCGCGGGTTGTTTGTGAACGCAGATCATATCGAGCGCATTACCCAAGAGATTCGTAAATTTCGCCCTAGAATCGTATTTGCTCCGTACTGGCAGGATCGTCATCCCGATCATATTGCTTGCTCTCATTTGATTCAGGAAGCTGTGTTCAACGCGAAATTGCGTAGATATTTACCAGATTCAGAGCCAGTGAACGTGGAACAGTTATATTTTTATTTTATAAATGATGTGTATGAAGCTGATGTCATGGTGGATGTAACCGATGCCTATGAGCTGAAAATGGCTGCGTTACGTGCTTATCAATCACAATTTATGACAGGTGCAGGAACGGTGGCGACGCCACTCAATCAAGGCTATGTCGAACGCGTAGAAGCCAGGGATCGCTTAATGGGGCAAAGACGTCAACTGACGTACGCGGAAGGGTTCGTTTCGAAATTGCCCTTAGTCATCGAACAGTTTGATTGA
- a CDS encoding DUF1405 domain-containing protein — MSVSYFWSREFLLDKKMLWLLFICNILGTIYGYEWYWGQMIDTIAENPVWYVYFVPDSPTASLFFTLSVGYLIADRSSTRTPSKLYKAIRSFIEAFGLITSFKYGIWAVTMIWAGAYQGASVGWDGWMLTASHLAMAVEALLFVRWFSYGIPAVVIVAIWTLWNDYMDYEKGVFPRLQRELHPYLGTIQFFTICLSIIGIWIAITCYLAREKSRVKLPQ; from the coding sequence ATGTCCGTTTCCTATTTCTGGAGTCGAGAATTCTTGCTCGATAAGAAAATGTTATGGTTGTTGTTCATCTGCAATATCCTTGGGACGATCTATGGCTATGAATGGTATTGGGGGCAAATGATAGACACCATCGCTGAAAATCCTGTATGGTATGTGTACTTTGTGCCAGATAGCCCGACGGCTAGTTTATTTTTCACATTATCCGTAGGTTATTTGATTGCCGATCGCTCATCAACGCGAACACCAAGTAAGCTATATAAAGCCATTCGCAGTTTTATCGAAGCTTTCGGATTAATTACTTCTTTTAAATATGGGATATGGGCCGTTACGATGATTTGGGCAGGGGCTTACCAAGGCGCATCCGTGGGATGGGATGGTTGGATGTTAACGGCGTCACATTTGGCAATGGCGGTGGAAGCGCTATTATTCGTACGGTGGTTTTCCTACGGGATACCAGCTGTCGTTATCGTCGCCATTTGGACCTTGTGGAATGACTATATGGATTATGAAAAAGGCGTGTTCCCACGCTTGCAACGTGAATTGCATCCTTATTTAGGCACCATACAATTTTTCACCATTTGCTTGAGTATCATTGGAATTTGGATTGCGATCACGTGTTATTTGGCAAGAGAGAAAAGCAGGGTCAAACTACCGCAATAA
- a CDS encoding anti-sigma factor family protein, giving the protein MNCSEIQELFGVYWDLPNDDLRRVAVDEHLLTCSSCAEEFQIWEESMILIRSAANEEEFTDFEPVISGKVMNRIYQDESWRIPVSERMYAISYKLRRNLTVVIAFCLALFIFSFLFAIVYDGTPPSTVASADSSIFDLEAPQALKSSGTESMNGHKLGDAVASLNPSFMEPLRFHVGPIHSYPHYLLVVSLLGLVATIIIMNWLSRTKN; this is encoded by the coding sequence ATGAATTGTAGTGAGATCCAGGAATTATTTGGAGTCTATTGGGATTTGCCGAATGATGACCTGCGTCGAGTCGCAGTGGATGAGCATTTACTTACTTGCTCTTCTTGCGCAGAAGAATTTCAGATCTGGGAAGAGAGCATGATCCTGATCCGATCCGCCGCGAACGAAGAGGAGTTTACCGATTTTGAACCTGTCATTTCAGGGAAAGTCATGAATCGGATTTATCAGGATGAGTCTTGGCGAATTCCCGTTTCGGAACGGATGTATGCCATTTCGTATAAACTGAGACGTAACCTGACGGTTGTAATCGCATTTTGTTTAGCTTTGTTTATATTCAGCTTCTTATTTGCGATTGTTTATGATGGCACGCCTCCTTCCACGGTAGCTTCTGCAGATAGTTCCATTTTTGATTTGGAAGCACCACAGGCTTTGAAGTCAAGCGGTACAGAGTCGATGAATGGTCATAAACTAGGCGACGCGGTAGCGAGTCTCAATCCAAGCTTTATGGAGCCTTTGCGTTTCCACGTGGGACCGATTCACTCTTATCCGCATTATTTATTAGTCGTTTCCTTGTTAGGGTTAGTTGCAACAATTATCATTATGAATTGGTTATCACGAACGAAGAACTAA
- a CDS encoding methylglyoxal synthase has product MLNIALIAHDRKKDEMVNFVTAYEQVFAGHKLYGTGTTGQRIMDNTQLSVHRFMSGPLGGDQQIGAMVAENEMDFIIFLRDPLMAQPHEPDIIALLRLCDVQGIPCATNIATAELLVKALDRGDFAWRELVHKYKPGIE; this is encoded by the coding sequence ATGTTGAACATTGCACTTATTGCCCATGATCGGAAAAAAGATGAGATGGTAAATTTCGTTACTGCGTATGAGCAAGTTTTCGCAGGGCATAAATTATACGGAACAGGCACGACCGGGCAACGCATTATGGATAACACGCAATTGAGTGTACATCGTTTTATGTCGGGTCCGCTCGGCGGCGACCAACAAATCGGTGCAATGGTTGCTGAAAATGAAATGGACTTTATTATCTTCCTTCGTGATCCATTGATGGCCCAGCCGCACGAACCAGACATTATCGCTTTGCTTCGTCTATGTGATGTGCAGGGCATTCCGTGTGCGACGAATATCGCGACAGCAGAATTGCTGGTTAAGGCGTTGGATCGTGGCGATTTTGCATGGAGAGAACTCGTACATAAATATAAACCAGGAATCGAATAG
- the qcrB gene encoding menaquinol-cytochrome c reductase cytochrome b subunit: MFKNVYNWIDERLDITPMWRDVADHEVPEHVNPAHHFSAFVYCFGGLTFFITVIQILSGMFLTMYYTPDIINAYASVDYLQHKVAFGVIVRGMHHWGASLVIVMMFLHTLRVFFTGSYKAPREMNWVVGMLIFFVMLGLGFTGYLLPWDNKAYFATQVGMKIAASVPLAGPYIETLLQGGSIVGAQTLTRFFAIHVFFLPGVLLALLAGHFFMIRKQGISGPL; this comes from the coding sequence ATGTTTAAAAACGTATACAACTGGATTGACGAACGTCTTGATATTACGCCTATGTGGAGGGATGTAGCGGATCACGAGGTGCCAGAGCACGTAAACCCTGCTCATCATTTTTCCGCATTCGTTTATTGCTTTGGCGGCTTGACGTTTTTCATCACAGTCATTCAAATTTTGTCAGGTATGTTCTTAACGATGTATTACACACCTGATATTATCAATGCGTATGCAAGTGTTGATTACTTACAACATAAAGTAGCTTTCGGTGTTATCGTCAGAGGTATGCACCACTGGGGAGCTAGTTTAGTTATCGTAATGATGTTCTTACATACCCTGCGCGTGTTCTTCACAGGTTCTTATAAAGCTCCACGTGAAATGAACTGGGTAGTAGGCATGCTCATTTTCTTCGTTATGTTAGGTCTTGGTTTTACGGGATACCTGCTTCCATGGGATAACAAAGCTTACTTTGCAACTCAAGTAGGTATGAAAATTGCAGCTTCGGTACCATTGGCTGGGCCGTACATCGAAACATTGCTGCAAGGCGGAAGCATCGTTGGTGCCCAAACACTAACTCGATTCTTTGCTATTCATGTGTTCTTCCTGCCTGGCGTTCTTCTAGCTTTGCTTGCCGGACACTTCTTCATGATTCGCAAACAAGGTATTTCCGGACCGCTATAA
- a CDS encoding IDEAL domain-containing protein, with protein MGKMNVSNDALLALFAEMIWDNALRKYREENLYKEIDRALAKGDQSTFLALTSELKVLLSRG; from the coding sequence ATGGGAAAAATGAATGTATCTAACGATGCGCTGCTGGCACTTTTCGCGGAAATGATTTGGGATAATGCCTTACGCAAATATAGAGAAGAAAATCTTTATAAGGAAATTGATCGTGCTTTAGCAAAGGGAGATCAGTCAACCTTCTTGGCGCTCACTTCTGAATTAAAGGTTTTACTATCACGAGGGTAA
- a CDS encoding histidine phosphatase family protein, protein MTTIGFIRHGSTEWNRLGKLQGQLDTELTDEGREQARLLGLRLADESWDGIISSDLKRASETASIIAQQSRIPLLAMDVRLRERSYGLVEGTTAVEREARWGADWKLQELGQEKDHELWARWLAFEAGILDAYKGKKVLLISHGGFIVQVLRELQLNQEQFLENTSLTLLSRAENQWQLQLYNCLLHLQSPTESSI, encoded by the coding sequence TTGACTACGATAGGCTTTATTCGTCACGGTAGTACGGAATGGAATCGCCTTGGCAAGCTGCAAGGTCAATTGGATACCGAATTAACGGATGAAGGTCGGGAACAGGCTCGGCTGCTCGGGTTGAGATTGGCTGATGAAAGCTGGGATGGGATCATTAGCAGTGATTTGAAAAGAGCTAGTGAAACTGCTTCGATTATTGCGCAGCAATCACGTATCCCTCTTTTGGCGATGGACGTTAGGTTGAGAGAGAGAAGTTACGGTCTTGTTGAAGGTACGACGGCTGTTGAGCGTGAAGCTCGCTGGGGGGCTGACTGGAAGCTTCAGGAGCTAGGCCAGGAGAAGGATCACGAGCTGTGGGCACGTTGGTTAGCGTTTGAAGCAGGCATTTTAGACGCTTATAAGGGTAAAAAAGTGCTGTTGATCTCTCACGGCGGGTTCATCGTTCAGGTGCTTCGCGAGTTGCAATTGAATCAGGAACAATTCCTGGAGAATACGTCTTTAACTCTATTATCACGTGCAGAAAACCAATGGCAATTACAGCTATACAATTGTTTACTGCATTTGCAGTCACCAACTGAATCTTCGATTTAA